In the genome of Tripterygium wilfordii isolate XIE 37 chromosome 19, ASM1340144v1, whole genome shotgun sequence, one region contains:
- the LOC119986233 gene encoding protein LIGHT-DEPENDENT SHORT HYPOCOTYLS 7-like, whose product MMSSSNKGKEIAQGSSRSITTPGSANIDHSNQNPPVLSRYESQKRRDWNTFGQYLRNQRPPMALSQCSSNNVLEFLRYLDQFGKTKVHIQGCMFFGQPDPQGPCTCPLKQAWGSLDALIGRLRAAYEENEGSPETNPFANGAIRVYLKEVRDSQAKARGIPYKKKKKKRNPIKRSDQGSSNFAMQ is encoded by the coding sequence ATGATGTCAAGTAGTAACAAAGGAAAGGAAATAGCACAGGGTTCATCAAGATCAATCACTACTCCTGGTAGTGCTAATATTGATCATAGTAACCAAAACCCTCCTGTCTTGAGCCGGTATGAGTCACAAAAGAGGAGAGATTGGAACACTTTTGGTCAATACTTGAGGAATCAACGGCCTCCGATGGCTCTATCGCAGTGTAGCTCGAACAACGTGCTTGAATTTCTCCGGTACCTCGATCAATTCGGCAAAACTAAGGTGCACATACAAGGGTGTATGTTTTTTGGTCAGCCTGATCCACAAGGACCTTGCACTTGCCCTCTTAAGCAAGCTTGGGGTAGCCTTGATGCCCTAATCGGACGGCTTAGGGCAGCTTACGAGGAAAACGAGGGATCACCGGAGACTAATCCGTTTGCTAATGGTGCTATTAGGGTGTATTTGAAAGAAGTTAGGGATTCTCAAGCTAAGGCTAGAGGGATTCcttataagaagaaaaagaagaagagaaatccTATCAAGCGTAGTGATCAAGGGAGCTCAAACTTTGCCATGCAGtaa